A stretch of Planococcus citri chromosome 5, ihPlaCitr1.1, whole genome shotgun sequence DNA encodes these proteins:
- the LOC135849006 gene encoding protein kinase C-like: protein MFTGTLKIKICEACGLRPTDYQKRHNVTFGKLDDQPIDPYVTIDVDEQHLHRSTTKQKTFDPVWNESFVQEVHNASYLELTVFHDAAIPPDDFVANCTITFDDLLQKEKETPDFWVDLEPQGKLHLKIELKWNSSEQVSNQKPLEFKERQGFNRRRGAMRRRVHQFNGHKFMATFLRQPTFCSHCREFIWGIGKQGYQCQVCTCVVHKRCHRSVLTKCPGMKDEQVVDNKSQRFSVNVPHRFVVHSYKRFTFCDHCGSLLYGLIRQGLQCEVCNMNVHKRCQKNVANNCGINTRHLAELLDEIGISPSPGTKGSSSVGGPPSNLQSSTSPVASDENTLLFDQRRMTDDDKQTDSSERGISVQQRYFYNSNVDINLKFPSCSSVNRSGSNGGDRKLGVDDFHFIKVLGKGSFGKVMLAEKKGTDEVYAIKVLKKDIIIQDDDVDCTMTEKRILALAAKHPFLTALHSAFQTKERLFFVMEYVNGGDLMFQIQRARKFDEPRARFYAAEVTLALQFLHRHGVIYRDLKLDNILLDNEGHCKLADFGMCKEGIIDGVTTSTFCGTPDYIAPEILQELDYGASVDWWALGVLMYEMMAGQPPFEADNEDDLFESILHDDVLYPVWLSKEAVSILKGFMTKNPSKRLGSVASHGMENAIRTHVFFRDIDWDALEGRKIKPPFKPKIKNKKDALNFDTEFTKEEPGLTPISADIVKSINQEEFRGFSFTNMDYNPSKFSNFAA, encoded by the exons ATGTTCACTGGCACTTTGAAGATTAAAATATGTGAAGCTTGCGGTCTAAGACCCACAGATTACCAGAAAAGGCACAATGTAACTTTTGGCAAACTAGACGATCAACCTATTGATCCATATGTCACGATCGACGTGGACGAACAACACTTACATCGATCAACCACCAAGCAGAAAACCTTCGATCCTGTGTGGAATGAATCATTTGTGCAGGAAGTACATAATGCTAGTTACCTGGAACTGACGGTATTTCATGATGCTGCTATACCACCCGACGATTTCGTTGCTAATTGTACCATAACTTTCGACGATctgcttcaaaaagaaaaggaaacgCCAGATTTTTGG GTTGATTTGGAACCTCAAGGGAAACTGCATTTAAAAATCGAACTGAAATGGAACTCATCAG AACAAGTATCAAACCAGAAGCCCCTGGAATTCAAAGAACGTCAAGGCTTCAATCGTCGTCGAGGGGCTATGAGAAGACGAGTACATCAATTCAACGGACACAAATTTATGGCCACATTCTTGAGACAACCTACGTTTTGTTCGCATTGTCGCGAATTCATCTg GGGTATAGGAAAACAGGGTTATCAGTGTCAAG tatGTACGTGTGTGGTACATAAAAGATGCCATAGATCTGTTTTGACTAAATGTCCTGGAATGAAAGATGAG CAAGTGGTTGATAATAAATCTCAGCGGTTTAGTGTCAACGTACCGCATCGATTTGTCGTCCATAGTTATAAACGGTTCACATTCTGCGATCATTGCGGGTCTTTGTTGTATGGCCTGATCCGGCAAGGATTACAATGCGAAG TTTGTAATATGAATGTCCATAAACGATGTCAGAAAAACGTAGCGAATAATTGCGGAATAAACACCAGACATTTGGCTGAACTTTTGGATGAAATTGGAATTTCACCTAGTCCTGGAACTAAG GGATCAAGCAGCGTCGGCGGTCCACCATCAAATTTACAAAGCAGCACATCTCCTGTAGCATCCGATGAAAATACTCTATTATTCGATCAAAGACGGATGACCGATGATGATAAGCAGACTGACAGCTCAGAAAGAGGTATTTCCGTTCAACAGCGATATTTTTATAACTCGAACGTAgacattaatttaaaatttccgtCGTGTTCATCAGTGAATCGTAGCGGATCCAATGGCGGTGACCGAAAACTAGGAGTTGATGATTTCCATTTTATTAAAGTACTCGGCAAAGGAAGCTTCGGTAAAGTGATGTTAGCCGAGAAGAAGGGAACTGATGAAGTTTATGCCATAAAA gttttgaaaaaagatatcATTATTCAAGACGATGATGTCGATTGTACCATGACTGAGAAAAGAATATTAGCTTTGGCCGCCAAGCATCCTTTCCTCACTGCCTTGCATTCCGCCTTCCAAACTAAG GaacgtttgttttttgttatggAATATGTTAACGGAGGCGATCtaatgtttcaaattcaaagagcTCGAAAATTTGATGAACCCAGGGCCAGATTTTACGCGGCCGAGGTTACGTTAGCGTTGCAATTTCTTCATAGACACGGTGTCATTTACCG GGATTTGAAGCTGGATAATATTTTATTGGATAACGAAGGACATTGTAAATTGGCTGACTTCGGTATGTGCAAGGAAGGTATCATCGATGGCGTAACTACCAGCACATTTTGCGGTACTCCAGATTACATCGCTCCTGAG ATATTACAAGAATTGGATTACGGAGCCAGTGTCGATTGGTGGGCATTGGGTGTGCTGATGTATGAAATGATGGCTGGCCAGCCACCCTTCGAAGCTGATAACGAAGATGATCTGTTCGAGTCCATTTTACACGATGATGTACTCTATCCAGTCTGGTTGAGTAAAGAAGCCGTGTCTATATTGAAAGGC TTTATGACCAAAAATCCTAGCAAAAGGTTGGGTTCTGTAGCGTCGCACGGAATGGAAAATGCTATAAGGACTCATGTCTTCTTCCGCGATATCGACTGGGATGCGTTGGAAGGCCGAAAAATCAAACCACCGTTCAAACCTAAAATC